A genomic stretch from Helianthus annuus cultivar XRQ/B chromosome 1, HanXRQr2.0-SUNRISE, whole genome shotgun sequence includes:
- the LOC110935407 gene encoding uncharacterized protein LOC110935407, translated as MKQKLLTQDRILKWDLSRRKNMNMMCCLLCYENYDSHHHLFFECKFSDEVWNMIRGKVGMAAVRSRWVDIIEWLCARLRSKRVEVYVAKILVAAAAYTIWQERNARLFRNQLRPPEMVKDTILKTVRYKLMGAKLKNNARVRKLLGDWEIETETKDDGG; from the coding sequence ATGAAGCAAAAGCTTCTTACTCAAGACAGAATTCTGAAGTGGGATCTTTCAAGGCGAAaaaacatgaatatgatgtgctgTTTATTGTGCTATGAGAATTATGATTCTCATCATCATTTATTCTTTGAGTGTAAATTTTCAGATGAAGTTTGGAATATGATTCGAGGTAAAGTGGGTATGGCGGCCGTGAGGTCGAGATGGGTGGATATCATCGAATGGTTATGTGCTCGTCTTCGATCAAAGAGAGTTGAGGTTTATGTTGCAAAGATTCTAGTTGCGGCTGCTGCATATACTATTTGGCAAGAGCGAAATGCTAGATTATTTAGAAACCAACTACGTCCACCCGAAATGGTAAAAGATACTATTCTAAAAACTGTGAGATACAAGTTGATGGGAGCTAAGCTAAAGAACAACGCTAGGGTGCGGAAGCTGCTTGGGGATTGGGAGATTGAAACCGAAACTAAAGATGATGGAGGCTAA